Proteins found in one Sardina pilchardus chromosome 3, fSarPil1.1, whole genome shotgun sequence genomic segment:
- the LOC134077097 gene encoding protein SSUH2 homolog isoform X8 has product MTTPLSLTLNMAMYEEQPQASTPREENMNHDEARRTDEEQPQASTPREENMNHDEARRTDEEQPQASTPREENMNHDEAQRTDEEQPQASTPREENMNHDEAQRTEPCTYSAATASACSKASPSITENTAREAFIRYADNKCCCSTVPAKEGVITGMEAFDTYRYRLVTFRETRSTQLSFVSYHGQDVDAPSRGAVPDIWDITVQPPNFFKEQEQSVRMPHTSYVQDCPSCSGSGKTQCTGCAGLGNVICVWCGGLGSRIWPNGVYGMCMTCGGRGRNICWGCGGRGFQTCLSCVGSGKIMRFTQLDVKRTNHINNKYVAELESGISEEKLQKVLGKMMHKDICQQVTYVKDFADPAVVEASKRLVREHQDAFISNGSRILQQCQTIELIPITCVSYTWKEKCFQYLVYGEENKVTSKDYPGSCCYGCCVLL; this is encoded by the exons ATGAGGAGCAGCCACAAGCCTCCACACCACGTGAGGAAAATATGAACCATGATGAGGCACGAAGGACAG ATGAGGAGCAGCCACAAGCCTCCACACCACGTGAGGAAAATATGAACCATGATGAGGCACGAAGGACAG ATGAGGAGCAGCCACAGGCCTCCACACCACGTGAGGAAAATATGAACCATGATGAGGCACAAAGGACAG ATGAGGAGCAGCCACAAGCCTCCACACCACGTGAGGAAAATATGAACCATGATGAGGCACAAAGGACAG agCCTTGCACCTACAGTGCAGCCACTGCTTCAGCATGCAGCAAGGCGTCCCCATCTATAACTGAGAACACGGCCCGAGAAGCCTTCATCAGGTATGCCGACAACAAGTGCTGCTGCAGTACAGTCCCAGCCAAGGAGGGGGTCATCACTGGAATGGAGGCCTTCGACACATATAGG TATCGCCTTGTGACTTTCCGTGAGACCAGATCTACTCAGCTGAGCTTCGTATCCTACCATG ggcaagATGTCGATGCGCCTTCCAGAGGAGCAGTTCCAGACATTTGGGACATCACTGTGCAGCCTCCAAACTTCTTCAAGGAACAGGAACAAAGTGTCAGAATGCCCCACACCTCATACGTGCAG GATTGTCCATCTTGTTCTGGGAGCGGCAAGACACAATGCACAGGCTGTGCTGGACTTGGGAAT GTAATATGTGTATGGTGCGGTGGCCTTGGCAGCCGAATATGGCCGAATGGAGTGTATGgcatgtgcatgacatgtggaggaagaggacgaaACAT CTGCTGGGGCTGCGGTGGTCGAGGCTTTCAAACTTGCCTCAGCTGCGTTGGCAGTGGGAAGATCATGAGGTTCACCCAACTAGACGTCAAAAG GACTAACCACATAAACAACAAGTATGTGGCAGAGCTGGAGAGTGGCATCAGTGAGGAGAAACTCCAGAAAGTGTTGGGGAAGATGATGCACAAGGATATATGTCAGCAG gtAACTTATGTGAAAGACTTTGCTGATCCTGCTGTGGTTGAAGCATCAAAAAGGCTGGTGAGAGAACACCAAGATGCCTTCATCTCCAATGGATCACGCATACTGCAGCAG TGCCAGACCATTGAGCTGATCCCCATCACCTGTGTCAGCTACACGTGGAAGGAGAAATGCTTCCAGTATCTTGTGTACGGGGAGGAGAACAAAGTGACATCTAAGGACTATCCAGGCTCCTGCTGCTATGGCTGCTGTGTCCTGTTGTAA
- the LOC134077097 gene encoding protein SSUH2 homolog isoform X2, with amino-acid sequence MTTPLSLTLNMAMYEEQPQASTPREENMNHDEARRTDEEQPQASTPREENMNHDEARRTDEEQPQASTPREENMNHDEAQRTDEEQPQASTPREENMNHDEARRTDEEQPQASTPREENMNHDEAQRTEPCTYSAATASACSKASPSITENTAREAFIRYADNKCCCSTVPAKEGVITGMEAFDTYRYRLVTFRETRSTQLSFVSYHGQDVDAPSRGAVPDIWDITVQPPNFFKEQEQSVRMPHTSYVQDCPSCSGSGKTQCTGCAGLGNVICVWCGGLGSRIWPNGVYGMCMTCGGRGRNICWGCGGRGFQTCLSCVGSGKIMRFTQLDVKRTNHINNKYVAELESGISEEKLQKVLGKMMHKDICQQVTYVKDFADPAVVEASKRLVREHQDAFISNGSRILQQCQTIELIPITCVSYTWKEKCFQYLVYGEENKVTSKDYPGSCCYGCCVLL; translated from the exons ATGAGGAGCAGCCACAAGCCTCCACACCACGTGAGGAAAATATGAACCATGATGAGGCACGAAGGACAG ATGAGGAGCAGCCACAAGCCTCCACACCACGTGAGGAAAATATGAACCATGATGAGGCACGAAGGACAG ATGAGGAGCAGCCACAGGCCTCCACACCACGTGAGGAAAATATGAACCATGATGAGGCACAAAGGACAG ATGAGGAGCAGCCACAAGCCTCCACACCACGTGAGGAAAATATGAACCATGATGAGGCACGAAGGACAG ATGAGGAGCAGCCACAAGCCTCCACACCACGTGAGGAAAATATGAACCATGATGAGGCACAAAGGACAG agCCTTGCACCTACAGTGCAGCCACTGCTTCAGCATGCAGCAAGGCGTCCCCATCTATAACTGAGAACACGGCCCGAGAAGCCTTCATCAGGTATGCCGACAACAAGTGCTGCTGCAGTACAGTCCCAGCCAAGGAGGGGGTCATCACTGGAATGGAGGCCTTCGACACATATAGG TATCGCCTTGTGACTTTCCGTGAGACCAGATCTACTCAGCTGAGCTTCGTATCCTACCATG ggcaagATGTCGATGCGCCTTCCAGAGGAGCAGTTCCAGACATTTGGGACATCACTGTGCAGCCTCCAAACTTCTTCAAGGAACAGGAACAAAGTGTCAGAATGCCCCACACCTCATACGTGCAG GATTGTCCATCTTGTTCTGGGAGCGGCAAGACACAATGCACAGGCTGTGCTGGACTTGGGAAT GTAATATGTGTATGGTGCGGTGGCCTTGGCAGCCGAATATGGCCGAATGGAGTGTATGgcatgtgcatgacatgtggaggaagaggacgaaACAT CTGCTGGGGCTGCGGTGGTCGAGGCTTTCAAACTTGCCTCAGCTGCGTTGGCAGTGGGAAGATCATGAGGTTCACCCAACTAGACGTCAAAAG GACTAACCACATAAACAACAAGTATGTGGCAGAGCTGGAGAGTGGCATCAGTGAGGAGAAACTCCAGAAAGTGTTGGGGAAGATGATGCACAAGGATATATGTCAGCAG gtAACTTATGTGAAAGACTTTGCTGATCCTGCTGTGGTTGAAGCATCAAAAAGGCTGGTGAGAGAACACCAAGATGCCTTCATCTCCAATGGATCACGCATACTGCAGCAG TGCCAGACCATTGAGCTGATCCCCATCACCTGTGTCAGCTACACGTGGAAGGAGAAATGCTTCCAGTATCTTGTGTACGGGGAGGAGAACAAAGTGACATCTAAGGACTATCCAGGCTCCTGCTGCTATGGCTGCTGTGTCCTGTTGTAA
- the LOC134077097 gene encoding protein SSUH2 homolog isoform X4, which yields MTTPLSLTLNMAMYEEQPQASTPREENMNHDEARRTDEEQPQASTPREENMNHDEARRTDEEQPQASTPREENMNHDEAQRTDEEQPQASTPREENMNHDEAQRTDEEQPQASTPREENMNHDEAQRTEPCTYSAATASACSKASPSITENTAREAFIRYADNKCCCSTVPAKEGVITGMEAFDTYRYRLVTFRETRSTQLSFVSYHGQDVDAPSRGAVPDIWDITVQPPNFFKEQEQSVRMPHTSYVQDCPSCSGSGKTQCTGCAGLGNVICVWCGGLGSRIWPNGVYGMCMTCGGRGRNICWGCGGRGFQTCLSCVGSGKIMRFTQLDVKRTNHINNKYVAELESGISEEKLQKVLGKMMHKDICQQVTYVKDFADPAVVEASKRLVREHQDAFISNGSRILQQCQTIELIPITCVSYTWKEKCFQYLVYGEENKVTSKDYPGSCCYGCCVLL from the exons ATGAGGAGCAGCCACAAGCCTCCACACCACGTGAGGAAAATATGAACCATGATGAGGCACGAAGGACAG ATGAGGAGCAGCCACAAGCCTCCACACCACGTGAGGAAAATATGAACCATGATGAGGCACGAAGGACAG ATGAGGAGCAGCCACAGGCCTCCACACCACGTGAGGAAAATATGAACCATGATGAGGCACAAAGGACAG ATGAGGAGCAGCCACAAGCCTCCACACCACGTGAGGAAAATATGAACCATGATGAGGCACAAAGGACAG ATGAGGAGCAGCCACAAGCCTCCACACCACGTGAGGAAAATATGAACCATGATGAGGCACAAAGGACAG agCCTTGCACCTACAGTGCAGCCACTGCTTCAGCATGCAGCAAGGCGTCCCCATCTATAACTGAGAACACGGCCCGAGAAGCCTTCATCAGGTATGCCGACAACAAGTGCTGCTGCAGTACAGTCCCAGCCAAGGAGGGGGTCATCACTGGAATGGAGGCCTTCGACACATATAGG TATCGCCTTGTGACTTTCCGTGAGACCAGATCTACTCAGCTGAGCTTCGTATCCTACCATG ggcaagATGTCGATGCGCCTTCCAGAGGAGCAGTTCCAGACATTTGGGACATCACTGTGCAGCCTCCAAACTTCTTCAAGGAACAGGAACAAAGTGTCAGAATGCCCCACACCTCATACGTGCAG GATTGTCCATCTTGTTCTGGGAGCGGCAAGACACAATGCACAGGCTGTGCTGGACTTGGGAAT GTAATATGTGTATGGTGCGGTGGCCTTGGCAGCCGAATATGGCCGAATGGAGTGTATGgcatgtgcatgacatgtggaggaagaggacgaaACAT CTGCTGGGGCTGCGGTGGTCGAGGCTTTCAAACTTGCCTCAGCTGCGTTGGCAGTGGGAAGATCATGAGGTTCACCCAACTAGACGTCAAAAG GACTAACCACATAAACAACAAGTATGTGGCAGAGCTGGAGAGTGGCATCAGTGAGGAGAAACTCCAGAAAGTGTTGGGGAAGATGATGCACAAGGATATATGTCAGCAG gtAACTTATGTGAAAGACTTTGCTGATCCTGCTGTGGTTGAAGCATCAAAAAGGCTGGTGAGAGAACACCAAGATGCCTTCATCTCCAATGGATCACGCATACTGCAGCAG TGCCAGACCATTGAGCTGATCCCCATCACCTGTGTCAGCTACACGTGGAAGGAGAAATGCTTCCAGTATCTTGTGTACGGGGAGGAGAACAAAGTGACATCTAAGGACTATCCAGGCTCCTGCTGCTATGGCTGCTGTGTCCTGTTGTAA
- the LOC134077097 gene encoding protein SSUH2 homolog isoform X1: protein MTTPLSLTLNMAMYEEQPQASTPREENMNHDEARRTDEEQPQASTPREENMNHDEARRTDEEQPQASTPREENMNHDEAQRTDEEQPQASTPREENMNHDEAQRTDEEQPQASTPREENMNHDEARRTDEEQPQASTPREENMNHDEAQRTEPCTYSAATASACSKASPSITENTAREAFIRYADNKCCCSTVPAKEGVITGMEAFDTYRYRLVTFRETRSTQLSFVSYHGQDVDAPSRGAVPDIWDITVQPPNFFKEQEQSVRMPHTSYVQDCPSCSGSGKTQCTGCAGLGNVICVWCGGLGSRIWPNGVYGMCMTCGGRGRNICWGCGGRGFQTCLSCVGSGKIMRFTQLDVKRTNHINNKYVAELESGISEEKLQKVLGKMMHKDICQQVTYVKDFADPAVVEASKRLVREHQDAFISNGSRILQQCQTIELIPITCVSYTWKEKCFQYLVYGEENKVTSKDYPGSCCYGCCVLL, encoded by the exons ATGAGGAGCAGCCACAAGCCTCCACACCACGTGAGGAAAATATGAACCATGATGAGGCACGAAGGACAG ATGAGGAGCAGCCACAAGCCTCCACACCACGTGAGGAAAATATGAACCATGATGAGGCACGAAGGACAG ATGAGGAGCAGCCACAGGCCTCCACACCACGTGAGGAAAATATGAACCATGATGAGGCACAAAGGACAG ATGAGGAGCAGCCACAAGCCTCCACACCACGTGAGGAAAATATGAACCATGATGAGGCACAAAGGACAG ATGAGGAGCAGCCACAAGCCTCCACACCACGTGAGGAAAATATGAACCATGATGAGGCACGAAGGACAG ATGAGGAGCAGCCACAAGCCTCCACACCACGTGAGGAAAATATGAACCATGATGAGGCACAAAGGACAG agCCTTGCACCTACAGTGCAGCCACTGCTTCAGCATGCAGCAAGGCGTCCCCATCTATAACTGAGAACACGGCCCGAGAAGCCTTCATCAGGTATGCCGACAACAAGTGCTGCTGCAGTACAGTCCCAGCCAAGGAGGGGGTCATCACTGGAATGGAGGCCTTCGACACATATAGG TATCGCCTTGTGACTTTCCGTGAGACCAGATCTACTCAGCTGAGCTTCGTATCCTACCATG ggcaagATGTCGATGCGCCTTCCAGAGGAGCAGTTCCAGACATTTGGGACATCACTGTGCAGCCTCCAAACTTCTTCAAGGAACAGGAACAAAGTGTCAGAATGCCCCACACCTCATACGTGCAG GATTGTCCATCTTGTTCTGGGAGCGGCAAGACACAATGCACAGGCTGTGCTGGACTTGGGAAT GTAATATGTGTATGGTGCGGTGGCCTTGGCAGCCGAATATGGCCGAATGGAGTGTATGgcatgtgcatgacatgtggaggaagaggacgaaACAT CTGCTGGGGCTGCGGTGGTCGAGGCTTTCAAACTTGCCTCAGCTGCGTTGGCAGTGGGAAGATCATGAGGTTCACCCAACTAGACGTCAAAAG GACTAACCACATAAACAACAAGTATGTGGCAGAGCTGGAGAGTGGCATCAGTGAGGAGAAACTCCAGAAAGTGTTGGGGAAGATGATGCACAAGGATATATGTCAGCAG gtAACTTATGTGAAAGACTTTGCTGATCCTGCTGTGGTTGAAGCATCAAAAAGGCTGGTGAGAGAACACCAAGATGCCTTCATCTCCAATGGATCACGCATACTGCAGCAG TGCCAGACCATTGAGCTGATCCCCATCACCTGTGTCAGCTACACGTGGAAGGAGAAATGCTTCCAGTATCTTGTGTACGGGGAGGAGAACAAAGTGACATCTAAGGACTATCCAGGCTCCTGCTGCTATGGCTGCTGTGTCCTGTTGTAA
- the LOC134077097 gene encoding protein SSUH2 homolog isoform X12 yields the protein MNHDEARRTDEEQPQASTPREENMNHDEAQRTDEEQPQASTPREENMNHDEAQRTDEEQPQASTPREENMNHDEARRTDEEQPQASTPREENMNHDEAQRTEPCTYSAATASACSKASPSITENTAREAFIRYADNKCCCSTVPAKEGVITGMEAFDTYRYRLVTFRETRSTQLSFVSYHGQDVDAPSRGAVPDIWDITVQPPNFFKEQEQSVRMPHTSYVQDCPSCSGSGKTQCTGCAGLGNVICVWCGGLGSRIWPNGVYGMCMTCGGRGRNICWGCGGRGFQTCLSCVGSGKIMRFTQLDVKRTNHINNKYVAELESGISEEKLQKVLGKMMHKDICQQVTYVKDFADPAVVEASKRLVREHQDAFISNGSRILQQCQTIELIPITCVSYTWKEKCFQYLVYGEENKVTSKDYPGSCCYGCCVLL from the exons ATGAACCATGATGAGGCACGAAGGACAG ATGAGGAGCAGCCACAGGCCTCCACACCACGTGAGGAAAATATGAACCATGATGAGGCACAAAGGACAG ATGAGGAGCAGCCACAAGCCTCCACACCACGTGAGGAAAATATGAACCATGATGAGGCACAAAGGACAG ATGAGGAGCAGCCACAAGCCTCCACACCACGTGAGGAAAATATGAACCATGATGAGGCACGAAGGACAG ATGAGGAGCAGCCACAAGCCTCCACACCACGTGAGGAAAATATGAACCATGATGAGGCACAAAGGACAG agCCTTGCACCTACAGTGCAGCCACTGCTTCAGCATGCAGCAAGGCGTCCCCATCTATAACTGAGAACACGGCCCGAGAAGCCTTCATCAGGTATGCCGACAACAAGTGCTGCTGCAGTACAGTCCCAGCCAAGGAGGGGGTCATCACTGGAATGGAGGCCTTCGACACATATAGG TATCGCCTTGTGACTTTCCGTGAGACCAGATCTACTCAGCTGAGCTTCGTATCCTACCATG ggcaagATGTCGATGCGCCTTCCAGAGGAGCAGTTCCAGACATTTGGGACATCACTGTGCAGCCTCCAAACTTCTTCAAGGAACAGGAACAAAGTGTCAGAATGCCCCACACCTCATACGTGCAG GATTGTCCATCTTGTTCTGGGAGCGGCAAGACACAATGCACAGGCTGTGCTGGACTTGGGAAT GTAATATGTGTATGGTGCGGTGGCCTTGGCAGCCGAATATGGCCGAATGGAGTGTATGgcatgtgcatgacatgtggaggaagaggacgaaACAT CTGCTGGGGCTGCGGTGGTCGAGGCTTTCAAACTTGCCTCAGCTGCGTTGGCAGTGGGAAGATCATGAGGTTCACCCAACTAGACGTCAAAAG GACTAACCACATAAACAACAAGTATGTGGCAGAGCTGGAGAGTGGCATCAGTGAGGAGAAACTCCAGAAAGTGTTGGGGAAGATGATGCACAAGGATATATGTCAGCAG gtAACTTATGTGAAAGACTTTGCTGATCCTGCTGTGGTTGAAGCATCAAAAAGGCTGGTGAGAGAACACCAAGATGCCTTCATCTCCAATGGATCACGCATACTGCAGCAG TGCCAGACCATTGAGCTGATCCCCATCACCTGTGTCAGCTACACGTGGAAGGAGAAATGCTTCCAGTATCTTGTGTACGGGGAGGAGAACAAAGTGACATCTAAGGACTATCCAGGCTCCTGCTGCTATGGCTGCTGTGTCCTGTTGTAA
- the LOC134077097 gene encoding protein SSUH2 homolog isoform X16, with protein sequence MNHDEARRTDEEQPQASTPREENMNHDEAQRTDEEQPQASTPREENMNHDEARRTDEEQPQASTPREENMNHDEAQRTEPCTYSAATASACSKASPSITENTAREAFIRYADNKCCCSTVPAKEGVITGMEAFDTYRYRLVTFRETRSTQLSFVSYHGQDVDAPSRGAVPDIWDITVQPPNFFKEQEQSVRMPHTSYVQDCPSCSGSGKTQCTGCAGLGNVICVWCGGLGSRIWPNGVYGMCMTCGGRGRNICWGCGGRGFQTCLSCVGSGKIMRFTQLDVKRTNHINNKYVAELESGISEEKLQKVLGKMMHKDICQQVTYVKDFADPAVVEASKRLVREHQDAFISNGSRILQQCQTIELIPITCVSYTWKEKCFQYLVYGEENKVTSKDYPGSCCYGCCVLL encoded by the exons ATGAACCATGATGAGGCACGAAGGACAG ATGAGGAGCAGCCACAAGCCTCCACACCACGTGAGGAAAATATGAACCATGATGAGGCACAAAGGACAG ATGAGGAGCAGCCACAAGCCTCCACACCACGTGAGGAAAATATGAACCATGATGAGGCACGAAGGACAG ATGAGGAGCAGCCACAAGCCTCCACACCACGTGAGGAAAATATGAACCATGATGAGGCACAAAGGACAG agCCTTGCACCTACAGTGCAGCCACTGCTTCAGCATGCAGCAAGGCGTCCCCATCTATAACTGAGAACACGGCCCGAGAAGCCTTCATCAGGTATGCCGACAACAAGTGCTGCTGCAGTACAGTCCCAGCCAAGGAGGGGGTCATCACTGGAATGGAGGCCTTCGACACATATAGG TATCGCCTTGTGACTTTCCGTGAGACCAGATCTACTCAGCTGAGCTTCGTATCCTACCATG ggcaagATGTCGATGCGCCTTCCAGAGGAGCAGTTCCAGACATTTGGGACATCACTGTGCAGCCTCCAAACTTCTTCAAGGAACAGGAACAAAGTGTCAGAATGCCCCACACCTCATACGTGCAG GATTGTCCATCTTGTTCTGGGAGCGGCAAGACACAATGCACAGGCTGTGCTGGACTTGGGAAT GTAATATGTGTATGGTGCGGTGGCCTTGGCAGCCGAATATGGCCGAATGGAGTGTATGgcatgtgcatgacatgtggaggaagaggacgaaACAT CTGCTGGGGCTGCGGTGGTCGAGGCTTTCAAACTTGCCTCAGCTGCGTTGGCAGTGGGAAGATCATGAGGTTCACCCAACTAGACGTCAAAAG GACTAACCACATAAACAACAAGTATGTGGCAGAGCTGGAGAGTGGCATCAGTGAGGAGAAACTCCAGAAAGTGTTGGGGAAGATGATGCACAAGGATATATGTCAGCAG gtAACTTATGTGAAAGACTTTGCTGATCCTGCTGTGGTTGAAGCATCAAAAAGGCTGGTGAGAGAACACCAAGATGCCTTCATCTCCAATGGATCACGCATACTGCAGCAG TGCCAGACCATTGAGCTGATCCCCATCACCTGTGTCAGCTACACGTGGAAGGAGAAATGCTTCCAGTATCTTGTGTACGGGGAGGAGAACAAAGTGACATCTAAGGACTATCCAGGCTCCTGCTGCTATGGCTGCTGTGTCCTGTTGTAA
- the LOC134077097 gene encoding protein SSUH2 homolog isoform X7: MNHDEARRTDEEQPQASTPREENMNHDEARRTDEEQPQASTPREENMNHDEAQRTDEEQPQASTPREENMNHDEAQRTDEEQPQASTPREENMNHDEARRTDEEQPQASTPREENMNHDEAQRTEPCTYSAATASACSKASPSITENTAREAFIRYADNKCCCSTVPAKEGVITGMEAFDTYRYRLVTFRETRSTQLSFVSYHGQDVDAPSRGAVPDIWDITVQPPNFFKEQEQSVRMPHTSYVQDCPSCSGSGKTQCTGCAGLGNVICVWCGGLGSRIWPNGVYGMCMTCGGRGRNICWGCGGRGFQTCLSCVGSGKIMRFTQLDVKRTNHINNKYVAELESGISEEKLQKVLGKMMHKDICQQVTYVKDFADPAVVEASKRLVREHQDAFISNGSRILQQCQTIELIPITCVSYTWKEKCFQYLVYGEENKVTSKDYPGSCCYGCCVLL; encoded by the exons ATGAACCATGATGAGGCACGAAGGACAG ATGAGGAGCAGCCACAAGCCTCCACACCACGTGAGGAAAATATGAACCATGATGAGGCACGAAGGACAG ATGAGGAGCAGCCACAGGCCTCCACACCACGTGAGGAAAATATGAACCATGATGAGGCACAAAGGACAG ATGAGGAGCAGCCACAAGCCTCCACACCACGTGAGGAAAATATGAACCATGATGAGGCACAAAGGACAG ATGAGGAGCAGCCACAAGCCTCCACACCACGTGAGGAAAATATGAACCATGATGAGGCACGAAGGACAG ATGAGGAGCAGCCACAAGCCTCCACACCACGTGAGGAAAATATGAACCATGATGAGGCACAAAGGACAG agCCTTGCACCTACAGTGCAGCCACTGCTTCAGCATGCAGCAAGGCGTCCCCATCTATAACTGAGAACACGGCCCGAGAAGCCTTCATCAGGTATGCCGACAACAAGTGCTGCTGCAGTACAGTCCCAGCCAAGGAGGGGGTCATCACTGGAATGGAGGCCTTCGACACATATAGG TATCGCCTTGTGACTTTCCGTGAGACCAGATCTACTCAGCTGAGCTTCGTATCCTACCATG ggcaagATGTCGATGCGCCTTCCAGAGGAGCAGTTCCAGACATTTGGGACATCACTGTGCAGCCTCCAAACTTCTTCAAGGAACAGGAACAAAGTGTCAGAATGCCCCACACCTCATACGTGCAG GATTGTCCATCTTGTTCTGGGAGCGGCAAGACACAATGCACAGGCTGTGCTGGACTTGGGAAT GTAATATGTGTATGGTGCGGTGGCCTTGGCAGCCGAATATGGCCGAATGGAGTGTATGgcatgtgcatgacatgtggaggaagaggacgaaACAT CTGCTGGGGCTGCGGTGGTCGAGGCTTTCAAACTTGCCTCAGCTGCGTTGGCAGTGGGAAGATCATGAGGTTCACCCAACTAGACGTCAAAAG GACTAACCACATAAACAACAAGTATGTGGCAGAGCTGGAGAGTGGCATCAGTGAGGAGAAACTCCAGAAAGTGTTGGGGAAGATGATGCACAAGGATATATGTCAGCAG gtAACTTATGTGAAAGACTTTGCTGATCCTGCTGTGGTTGAAGCATCAAAAAGGCTGGTGAGAGAACACCAAGATGCCTTCATCTCCAATGGATCACGCATACTGCAGCAG TGCCAGACCATTGAGCTGATCCCCATCACCTGTGTCAGCTACACGTGGAAGGAGAAATGCTTCCAGTATCTTGTGTACGGGGAGGAGAACAAAGTGACATCTAAGGACTATCCAGGCTCCTGCTGCTATGGCTGCTGTGTCCTGTTGTAA
- the LOC134077097 gene encoding protein SSUH2 homolog isoform X9: MTTPLSLTLNMAMYEEQPQASTPREENMNHDEARRTDEEQPQASTPREENMNHDEAQRTDEEQPQASTPREENMNHDEARRTDEEQPQASTPREENMNHDEAQRTEPCTYSAATASACSKASPSITENTAREAFIRYADNKCCCSTVPAKEGVITGMEAFDTYRYRLVTFRETRSTQLSFVSYHGQDVDAPSRGAVPDIWDITVQPPNFFKEQEQSVRMPHTSYVQDCPSCSGSGKTQCTGCAGLGNVICVWCGGLGSRIWPNGVYGMCMTCGGRGRNICWGCGGRGFQTCLSCVGSGKIMRFTQLDVKRTNHINNKYVAELESGISEEKLQKVLGKMMHKDICQQVTYVKDFADPAVVEASKRLVREHQDAFISNGSRILQQCQTIELIPITCVSYTWKEKCFQYLVYGEENKVTSKDYPGSCCYGCCVLL, encoded by the exons ATGAGGAGCAGCCACAAGCCTCCACACCACGTGAGGAAAATATGAACCATGATGAGGCACGAAGGACAG ATGAGGAGCAGCCACAAGCCTCCACACCACGTGAGGAAAATATGAACCATGATGAGGCACAAAGGACAG ATGAGGAGCAGCCACAAGCCTCCACACCACGTGAGGAAAATATGAACCATGATGAGGCACGAAGGACAG ATGAGGAGCAGCCACAAGCCTCCACACCACGTGAGGAAAATATGAACCATGATGAGGCACAAAGGACAG agCCTTGCACCTACAGTGCAGCCACTGCTTCAGCATGCAGCAAGGCGTCCCCATCTATAACTGAGAACACGGCCCGAGAAGCCTTCATCAGGTATGCCGACAACAAGTGCTGCTGCAGTACAGTCCCAGCCAAGGAGGGGGTCATCACTGGAATGGAGGCCTTCGACACATATAGG TATCGCCTTGTGACTTTCCGTGAGACCAGATCTACTCAGCTGAGCTTCGTATCCTACCATG ggcaagATGTCGATGCGCCTTCCAGAGGAGCAGTTCCAGACATTTGGGACATCACTGTGCAGCCTCCAAACTTCTTCAAGGAACAGGAACAAAGTGTCAGAATGCCCCACACCTCATACGTGCAG GATTGTCCATCTTGTTCTGGGAGCGGCAAGACACAATGCACAGGCTGTGCTGGACTTGGGAAT GTAATATGTGTATGGTGCGGTGGCCTTGGCAGCCGAATATGGCCGAATGGAGTGTATGgcatgtgcatgacatgtggaggaagaggacgaaACAT CTGCTGGGGCTGCGGTGGTCGAGGCTTTCAAACTTGCCTCAGCTGCGTTGGCAGTGGGAAGATCATGAGGTTCACCCAACTAGACGTCAAAAG GACTAACCACATAAACAACAAGTATGTGGCAGAGCTGGAGAGTGGCATCAGTGAGGAGAAACTCCAGAAAGTGTTGGGGAAGATGATGCACAAGGATATATGTCAGCAG gtAACTTATGTGAAAGACTTTGCTGATCCTGCTGTGGTTGAAGCATCAAAAAGGCTGGTGAGAGAACACCAAGATGCCTTCATCTCCAATGGATCACGCATACTGCAGCAG TGCCAGACCATTGAGCTGATCCCCATCACCTGTGTCAGCTACACGTGGAAGGAGAAATGCTTCCAGTATCTTGTGTACGGGGAGGAGAACAAAGTGACATCTAAGGACTATCCAGGCTCCTGCTGCTATGGCTGCTGTGTCCTGTTGTAA